In Panthera tigris isolate Pti1 chromosome C1, P.tigris_Pti1_mat1.1, whole genome shotgun sequence, the following proteins share a genomic window:
- the TSHB gene encoding thyrotropin subunit beta isoform X1: protein MNQELLVWVIIPSAHQCKVSMTAIYVMSVLFGLACGQAMSFCFPTEYMMHVERKECAYCLTINTTICAGYCMTRDINGKLFLPKYALSQDVCTYRDFLYKTVEIPGCPHHVTPYFSYPVAISCKCGKCNTDYSDCIHEAIKTNDCTKPRKSDVVGVSI, encoded by the exons ATGAACCAAGAGCTTTTAGTCTGGGTCATTATACCATCAGCTCACCAATGCAAAGTAAG CATGACTGCAATCTACGTGATGTCCGTGCTTTTTGGCCTGGCATGTGGACAAGcgatgtctttttgttttcccacTGAGTATATGATGCATGTCGAAAGGAAAGAGTGTGCTTATTGCCTAACCATCAACACCACCATCTGTGCTGGATATTGTATGACACGG GATATCAATGGCAAACTGTTTCTTCCCAAATATGCTCTGTCCCAAGATGTTTGCACCTACAGAGACTTCCTGTACAAGACTGTAGAAATACCAGGATGCCCACACCATGTTACTCCCTATTTCTCCTACCCGGTAGCTATAAGCTGTAAATGTGGCAAGTGTAATACTGACTATAGCGACTGCATACATGAGGCCATCAAGACAAATGATTGTACCAAACCCCGGAAGTCCGATGTGGTAGGAGTTTCTATCTAA
- the TSHB gene encoding thyrotropin subunit beta isoform X2 — MTAIYVMSVLFGLACGQAMSFCFPTEYMMHVERKECAYCLTINTTICAGYCMTRDINGKLFLPKYALSQDVCTYRDFLYKTVEIPGCPHHVTPYFSYPVAISCKCGKCNTDYSDCIHEAIKTNDCTKPRKSDVVGVSI; from the exons ATGACTGCAATCTACGTGATGTCCGTGCTTTTTGGCCTGGCATGTGGACAAGcgatgtctttttgttttcccacTGAGTATATGATGCATGTCGAAAGGAAAGAGTGTGCTTATTGCCTAACCATCAACACCACCATCTGTGCTGGATATTGTATGACACGG GATATCAATGGCAAACTGTTTCTTCCCAAATATGCTCTGTCCCAAGATGTTTGCACCTACAGAGACTTCCTGTACAAGACTGTAGAAATACCAGGATGCCCACACCATGTTACTCCCTATTTCTCCTACCCGGTAGCTATAAGCTGTAAATGTGGCAAGTGTAATACTGACTATAGCGACTGCATACATGAGGCCATCAAGACAAATGATTGTACCAAACCCCGGAAGTCCGATGTGGTAGGAGTTTCTATCTAA